A window of the Misgurnus anguillicaudatus unplaced genomic scaffold, ASM2758022v2 HiC_scaffold_32, whole genome shotgun sequence genome harbors these coding sequences:
- the LOC141363082 gene encoding uncharacterized protein: MNFRLSSLILLLHIQGSLTLDNFNVTCDKLNICGARGELVTVRCDYSNINIKTGFWFSQKQRTNWRNKDEPEDLTLDSDYSGRVDQWTTEKYSELRISHLTERDSGEYQLMFIMKDGVKHLSSVTVNLTVTVLQVKMNPESTGQRVKLSCDSSCPKTSKYIYHWYKNGQRLTFDQSISVSSSENTDSYYCFEHYSDPSSSVCLSNSSCWGVTYTSRSVCALVGSTVNIHSSYSHPTGYTVNKTYWNYRRFGAFRDLREVSQFSGRVEFVGNTLRIKDVNTVDTGDYQFRFITNTSDVVSGSPGVYLTVTDTQVRSSPDPVIDGEKVILSCSTECTLDTKHTYIWYKNGQQVTDGLTLLNKLYLDSINSEELQEYSCTVRDAIDKTNEAVDSSVFLSLLVFLPQFLIIEALYVHE; this comes from the exons ATGAACttcagactctcatcactgatcctgctgttacacattcaag GGTCCCTAACATTGGATAACTTTAATGTAACCTGTGATAAACTGAATATTTGTGGTGCGAGGGGAGAACTGGTGACAGTGAGGTGCGATtactcaaacatcaacatcaaaactgggttctggttcagtcagaaacagagaacaaactggagaaacaaagatgaacctgaagatttgactttagattcagattactcaggacgaGTGGATCAGTGGACCACTGAAAAGTACTCAGAGCTCAGAATATCACATCtgacagagagagacagtggagaatatcagctcatgttcattatgaaggatggagttaaacatctcagctcagtcacagtcaatctaacagtCACAG ttttacaggtgAAGATGAATCCTGAATCTACAGGACAGCGAGTAAAACTGAGCTGTGATTCCTCCTGCCCAAAAACATCTAAATATATTTACCACTGGTACAAGAATGGACAACGTTTAACATTTGACCAAAGCATATCTGTATCATCCAGTGAAAACACTGACAGTTATTACTGCTTTGAGCATTATTCAGATCCTtcttcatctgtgt gtctttctaacagtagctgttggggtgtgacttacacctctagaagtgtttgtgctttagtgggatcaacagtaaatattcactcttcatactcacatcccactggatatacagtaaataaaacatactggaATTACCGTCGTTTTGGGGCATTCAGAGATCTGCGTGAGGTTTCTCAGTTTTCTGGTCGTGTGGAGTTTGTGGGAAACACACTGAGAATCAAAGACGTCAACACGGTTGACACTGGAGATTATCAGTTCAGGTTCATCACTAACACATCAGATGTAGTTTCTGGTTCTCCTGGAGTCTATCTTACTGTTACAG ATACACAAGTGAGAAGCAGCCCAGACCctgtgatagatggagaaaaagtgatattaagctgTTCAACTGAATGCACTCTGGATACcaaacatacttacatctggtataagaatggacaacaggtaacagatggattgacattattaaacaagttgtacctggactcaatcaacagtgaggagctacaagagtattcctgtactgtaagag ATGCAATAGACAAAACAAATGAAGCAGTCGACAGCTCagtgtttctctctctgttggtgtttctgcctcagtttctcaTCATTGAAGCTCTGTATGTG CATGAATAA